In Daucus carota subsp. sativus chromosome 4, DH1 v3.0, whole genome shotgun sequence, one DNA window encodes the following:
- the LOC108215573 gene encoding probable protein phosphatase 2C 60: MLSTLIKFLRSCWLPSSSDSNEQSTSNTAGKQDGLLWYKDMGQHLTGDYSMAVVQANNLLEDQAQIESGNLSLLESGPFGTFVGVYDGHGGPETSRYITDHLFLNLKRIASEQGSPTMSVDIIRRAYEATEEGFSSVVARQWPVRPQLAAVGSCCLTGLICNGTLYIANLGDSRAVLGRLVRATGEVLAIQLSAEHNASIESVRQELHSLHPDDSQIVVLKHNVWRVKGLIQISRSIGDVYLKKAEFNREPLYAKFRLRDPIIRPILSSDPTISVHELSPHDHFLIFASDGLWEHLTNQEAVDIVQHNSRNGIARRLVKTALQEAAKKREMRYSDLKKVDRGVRRHFHDDITVIVVFLDFNLVSRGSSLRGPTVSLRVASTNQQ, encoded by the exons ATGTTATCGACGTTGATAAAATTTTTGAGATCATGCTGGCTCCCGTCCTCCTCAGATAGTAATGAGCAGTCGACTTCTAACACGGCTGGCAAGCAAGATGGGCTACTTTGGTATAAAGACATGGGTCAACACTTGACGGGTGACTATTCAATGGCTGTTGTCCAGGCCAATAATTTGCTTGAGGATCAAGCGCAGATTGAGTCAGGCAACTTAAGCTTACTCGAGTCGGGGCCTTTTGGGACTTTTGTTGGAGTATACGATGGTCATGGTGGACCGGAGACATCACGTTACATCACTGATCATCTTTTTCTAAATCTAAAAA GGATTGCTTCAGAGCAAGGGTCACCAACAATGTCCGTTGACATTATACGAAGAGCATATGAAGCAACAGAAGAGGGCTTTTCATCTGTTGTTGCTAGACAATGGCCAGTGAGACCACAGTTAGCCGCTGTGGGATCTTGTTGCCTTACTGGCTTGATCTGTAATGGAACACTGTACATTGCCAACCTTGGTGATTCCCGTGCTGTTCTCGGAAGGCTTGTGAGGGCGACCGGAGAGGTTCTCGCTATCCAACTTTCAGCTGAACATAATGCTAGCATTGAGTCTGTTAGGCAAGAGTTGCATTCTCTGCATCCAGATGACTCTCAGATTGTTGTCTTAAAGCATAATGTATGGCGTGTAAAGGGTCTAATACAG ATTTCTAGATCTATCGGTGATGTTTATCTGAAAAAAGCTGAGTTTAATAGGGAGCCTTTGTATGCTAAGTTTCGCCTTCGTGATCCTATAATCAGGCCAATATTGAGCTCTGATCCAACAATATCAGTGCATGAGCTTTCACCTCATGATCATTTTCTCATTTTTGCCTCTGATGGTCTCTGGGAGCACCTTACCAATCAGGAGGCAGTTGATATAGTACAACACAATTCTCGTAAC GGAATTGCTCGAAGGCTTGTAAAAACTGCCTTGCAGGAAGCAGCAAAGAAGAGAGAAATGCGTTATTCTGATTTAAAGAAGGTTGATCGTGGGGTTAGGCGGCATTTCCATGATGATATCACAGTTATAGTTGTATTTCTGGATTTTAATCTTGTAAGCAGAGGGAGCTCACTGAGAGGCCCTACCGTATCTCTTCGAGTGGCTAGTACAAACCAACAGTAA
- the LOC108217694 gene encoding uncharacterized protein LOC108217694, with product MAYLSSSSSSIYSCTECGSNLNLNSAYLYPPDTYFDAGNRGTLSFSALDASKFRFEPEDKIRPFFETIDYWGIQRKRTKILCNGCGYLVGYVYDDGPPLTNSAGQFHFGPSQVIPRAPRYRFKKKALRITSQT from the coding sequence ATGGCTtatttatcatcatcatcatcatcaatctaCAGCTGCACTGAATGCGGATCAAATCTGAATCTAAACAGCGCCTATTTATACCCACCCGACACTTATTTCGACGCAGGCAATAGAGGCACTCTCTCTTTCTCTGCCCTTGACGCCTCCAAGTTCCGGTTCGAACCCGAAGACAAGATCCGACCCTTTTTCGAGACCATTGATTACTGGGGTATTCAGAGAAAGAGGACCAAGATTTTGTGTAATGGTTGTGGGTATCTCGTGGGCTATGTTTATGATGATGGGCCGCCGTTGACTAATAGCGCTGGTCAGTTTCATTTTGGGCCTAGTCAGGTTATTCCGAGAGCTCCTAGATATAGGTTCAAGAAGAAGGCTCTGAGGATTACTTCTCAGACATAG